The Cicer arietinum cultivar CDC Frontier isolate Library 1 chromosome 1, Cicar.CDCFrontier_v2.0, whole genome shotgun sequence genome contains the following window.
TAGTCAAACATATACTTCAAGAGTATGAGTAATAGTTATAATTCTTTATCTACAAATATATaaccaataatatattattctatttcttcatctaatatataaatttcgagttaaaaataatatagaaaataaCTTTAGGCATCGTAAATGAAATCGAACCTATAGTTTCTAATCTGCCTCAACctctttaaatattaaaaaaattattaatattttgtcaatctaatttgtttttacaaatcaatttcattaaatattttttttatataatgtaataatatgattttatatataaaaatagtacTCCATTTTTGTTCCTTTTTCCATTTGATGATAGCAACCCCCCCAAAAACGTTTAATTTTATTGGATGGTATCGCTGTTTGTgtatagagagagagaaagagagagagagagagaagaagaagaagaagacgaaGCAGAAAAAGCACTACACAGCTCCGAAATAGAAGGGAGCGAAATTTTGTATACGTTGGATTTCGTAGATCTCATCTGGGTATGTATCTATctatgtatgtatatatttcTCCTCCCCTttcaatctctctctctctctctctctctctctctctctgttttTCAAGCTTGTgcttttgtatttatttttaaatttttggcgACCCTTTTAGCATTTTTTGTTTGAGCTTCAGCTCAATGAAGCAACTGTTTCAACCTCAGTTTCAAGTTTGTGTTTTTAAGCTTTGACTTCAATTTTTCTGTTACCCCTTTTTCTGAACTTTTCTGCTTGGTGCTGCTAAATCGACCATTCTTCAAATTTAGTCTCAAAGATGTAAACTTTTCAGCTTTTTGTTACTATTGGGGTGTTGTTGCTTGGTCGTTTCTATTGTGGGATTTGAATCCCAATTTCTGCTAATATtggagtatttttttaaactaaattaaTGTTAATTGGTTTGTTTATTGCAATTGCTTCAGCCATGATGAGTATTATGAACCTTTTCTTTCATGTTTGAAGAATTTTTAGGGTGTTCCATGAATgatatttagaatttttaatgtGATGAAAAATTGTCAACTTTTAACACTGTTTCCCAATTCACTGATGTTACATATACAGGTGGTAATTTAATTTTACCTATACATGGTATCTTAGTGATTAATATGgaaaaattattctaattaattttttctaattttaactCCCTTTTTAGGGTTAGGTAGTAGGGAAAAGGAGATGTATTCTTATCTTGAGGAaccaatattaatatatttatatgtttgattCATCCTCCATTTGAGATGCTTGTATTAATTTCCATATTATATTGTGTTCATTTTTTTATGTGGTGTCAGATAAATGACAAATGTATCATCCATCAAATGATCCTAATTCGAGTTTAATTGGAAGCAATTCATTAGTTCATGGTCAACACATAGATTGTGGTAGGAGTGCAATGGATCCTGGTAATGGAGGAAGCAATCTCGCCAACAACTCGAATCTCGCCTCAAAACAACGTTTACGGTGGACACATGAGTTACATGAACGCTTTGTTGATGCCGTGGCTCAACTCGGTGGGCCTGATCGTGAGTATTTTCCTTGATTTTGGTTAGCTGAAAATGGTTTATTCTTTTGGTCTCCCACCCTAGTTTTAATCACAACTTTATTCAGTATAATCAGAATGCTAGGTTGTTTAGTAGATAATAAATAAGTGTACCTTGTTCTCATCAATTTTAcatttcatcaaaattatatCAGTTTCACATTATAGAATTACCGTCAGATGACTTATTCGGAGATCAGATGCGAGTTCTCTATGTATGAAATTTGTGAGATAATATAAAATACGTAATATGTGTAGAATTGGTTACATATGTATGTAGATCACATGTCTGATACTTTTGTTGGCTAGATATCCTAATGTTGGATGAAGAATTTATCAAGCTTCTACAATCCTTGTcataaaagttttttaaatgtCTAACTATCCTTTTTCATTAGGTGCCACACCCAAAGGTGTCCTCAGAGTTATGGGTGTACAAGGCTTAACCATTTACCATGTTAAAAGCCATTTGCAGGTAATGTTCACTTTATGGTCTCTTAACTTGATATCcattattctcattttttaaatttgctcATTCTACATTTTGTTGCATACAGAAATACCGACTAGCAAAATACTTACCTGACTCCTCGTCCGATGGTAGGTCAATCTGATTTTCATTCTTAGTCTAGTATATGTATCAAAACACTCTCTTCACTTTGACTTCTCCTTTAATTTTGGTGGCAACTTTTTATGTATCGATAGAAGGGAAAAAGGCCGACAAGAAAGAAGCGGGAGATATGCTTTCCAATCTAGATGGTTCATCGTGAGTATAGCTTCCCTTTTTGTTTTTGGGTTATCACATTATACAAGGAAGCTTattaataatagattttttttcatgTTACTAGATAGGCTTTAACCATCTCATACACTTTTACATTCAATGCCTCAAACCTGTTAGTAGGAAAAATTCTATAACTTTTGCATTTAAAGATCTTGATTGTTTTGATGAGTTTCTGATGGTATAAATATCTAATGATACGTTACGTGTCTGCAGAGGAATGCAGATTACTGAAGCACTAAAGCTTCAAATGGAAGTGCAGAAGCGACTACATGAACAGTTGGAGGTATATTTCCTGTAGAACTGATCTGACAACCATATTACATGAGCagattgtatatttttttttaatggctTCTACTGCATCTGACCATGTGAGATGAAATAGTGATATTAGTTTCACTCAATTTATTCAGCTGCACAAAATAGTCTTATTAATATATTCGTCATTGAAGTATAGGCTATATCATCAACTTATATTAGTAATATATGTAGTAGAAAAGGACATTGTTTAAACAAGGCATGTCATGGTTAATTCTTCAACAACAGAAGATGATAAGCACACAGGAAGCACACTGTTGGTTGTCATATATAAACGATGATCCTATCGACGATTTCCAGCTTTTGAAAGTTGTTCTTGTATATGCTTGTAAATGTTGAATGTTGAGGAAACATCGATGACCATGACATAATGGAGGTACTGTAGTTAAGATGTCAAGTTTGTAACTTTTTTTCGATGTGAAACAGGTGCAGAGACAGCTACAGTTAAGGATAGAAGCTCAGggtaaatatttgaaaaagatAATTGAAGAGCAACAGCGACTCAGCGGAGTTCTATCGGAAGCACCTGGTTCGGGAATTGCGGCCCCAACTCCAGGAGATATGTGCCAAGAACTTGACAATAAGAGTGATCCGGCTACTCCTGACCCGGAAAAAGCTGCTAAAGAGCACGCCCCAGCAAAAAGTCTTTCTGTTGAATCTTTTTCATCTCACCACGAACCGACGACACCAGATTCCGGTTGCCAACTCGTTTCACCTGCTGACAGTCCTGAAGGAGAGAGATCATCTAAAAAGCAACGAGTAAGTGTCGAAGGAACGTATTCTAAACAAGACATGGTGCTTCCACATCAGATACTGGAATCAAGCATGTCATCATACCAGCAACAGACCACTATTTTCCTTACGCAAGATCACTTTGATCCTTCTCTAGGTATATCGAGCGGAAGTGGCGAGGAAATGGACAAGCTTGGTGGCAGGAATATGTGATTTGGTGTAATCTGCAAGATGTGCACTAGGACTGATTTTATCATCTTTATAATCTTAGTTTGTGTTATATGTATTACTTGGTAGATGGAGGAACTTGTTCTTCGTAGATTTTCAAAGTTAGTTTTCAGTTGAAATACTTGACATAATACACAGcctttaattacttttagagaACTGATTTGAATTGGGTTAATAGAAAGCATGTTGTCAATGTCATCTCCTCCCATTTTCTAAGCTGAGGTTTGGGCCATCTTGGGCTACCAATATAATGACGAGGTTTTTTTTTCACCCCCTAATGCTCTCCGGATTGACCGGTCAATCCGAAGGtgtattttgacaaaaaataacaTTGGTTTAGAGGTTTTTGAGAACATAAAGAGGTGGGAAAATAAAATACCTATAGTAACTTTAATTGGACTATCTGCTGAATGATATTGTGCAATGGCTGATAGGAATTGCATCTTGGACGGCACACAACGTTCCCTTCTTCCTTTGGGGGTGCCAACTTGCTACCCTAGTACTTAAAAAAGCCAagtattctttttttattctttttctttttaaaatacttagtacttaaatttttttaggaGTTCTACGGTAGACCTCTTTCATAAGTAGTTCACTGTAGATCAGTATTGTTAAATTATCGGAAATTTTAACAGTAGTCGACGATACTCATAGTTTATAACTCTTTTCGTTTATATGAATAAGACAACGATCTAATTGATGTCGATTTAGTAcgagatatatatttattttatcttatttttatcgaACTAGTATATGTTAAGTCATTAACTCAATAATGAAAATGAAGATGACCATGAATTCCACCTGGGTGGCTTATGCGTCACCCCCAGTTGCTCCATTATGGGATCATAACTGATTGAATAGCTATAAGCTAGCCGACCAAATCTCACCTTGATGAGTTTCACTAAGAAACCGGAGGATGCCTATTTGATAACATAAGGCTCTGTCTTACCAAGCAGAGTGAggatagaaactaaaattttgtGATAGGACCGACCCTGGTGAGAACAGACTGTCACGTCACTTGAGGTTCTGTCTTGTTGGCCTAAGTCTTGCAATCTAAGGGTGAAGTAGTCATCCAACCACCGGGATTGCTTACCCAATTTACTCTTATCCGTTTCTACATCTACATGGGTATTTTTAAAAGATGATCTCTAAATGTGGAGCCAGAAAAAGTAATCAATAATTTAAACTTATAATCACGTTGAACATTTCCTATAAGAGAATCAAGTGACATACAAGTTGAATTTCATCAACTAACTTAAAATTGTATTGTATTATGACATTGTTGatgttatgaaaattaataaagttTGATGAAGTATAAGACACAACATCAATCAAGACGGCTGGTGTCTTCGATGGGCAGATCCCTTCAAAATGCAACGCCGCAGCCGTCGACTTAAGGACTCCAACTTCTCAAACCTGTCAGGTTTAAGTTTCTTCCTAACTTGTTCGGCTTCCTTCTTTGGattatcttcatcttctttcagTTCTTCCAATATTTCTCTCAAACTTCCCAGAGGTGTAGCAAATACCTGTACAATATTTTGGTGTCATGCACATAGCAGTGTTCTATCTAATGTCACctcacaataatttttatataatgaaaaaGATTATATGGATtgtgtgcatatatatatatagagagagagagatacctcagaatcactatcatcaccCCTAAAATCTGGATAAGATTCTTCATCAGTGAGTCCTAAAGAAGGGCATTTGCCCCAACTTTCTCTTGTTGAGCCACTATATGAGAAAAAGTCTTCAGCTGGACCATTTTGCTCATCCTGCAGAATcgttgaaatttttaaaacactaaTGCAGTTGATAACAAACAATTACCACACAAAATCTACACGCAAAACAAGAAATTCATCATAGTCTCTAAACAAAATCCAACATTTGAGCTATACGCTATGCTTTTCATCTTGAAAAACTAATGTATAGTACTTCCTTTGTTCCTTTGCAACTGTCATTTTTGTAGAAGAATTTTGTTcctatttatttgttgttttcaaagttcaatgcaatattaattattggtttttcAATCATACCTTGAACTATTTATTGGAGAGAGAGAATAGTTGAAATGagttaataaatagttaaagatATTATAGGAAAAagattaatttcatcaaaagtaacaatttatttttatgtgtaaataaccttaaaacaacaattaaaaaggaaaagagGGAGTAGTTGTTTGATATTTAACTTTTCAGTGTGCAGATGTTTTATTGATGACATGGACTGGTAATTTGTTTCCAATAATGCGACTTATAAGTTAAAATCGCCCttaaaattttcttaatttcataaataataCTTAATAAGGTTACCTTTGCATCCGCAGGCTCATCAAGGCAAGGTTTACCATAGCCATGTGCTTTGTCTTCTCTAATCACAGACTCCTGCGTTACAagcaattaataaattaaacaaaaaagcTTTTGGAAGAAAATAACATGAACAGATGGAAGAGATGTCCTATTGTAACAGTCATTGGAGTAATTCCTTAAAGAAGTTCACTAACTGATGCTATGGTCGATTTCGAAACGGTTGGAGGAGCAGAAGATGAACTAGCAGCGTCATTAGTTGAAGACTGTATACTAGAGAGTATATCATATAGTAGGCCCTGGCAAGCAAGCAAGAGCAAATTAGTGTCTATTGTTCAACTAACATCCACATAATTCTAAATAATATTACCGCATTCACAGCAGAACCGATTTCTGTATCCCTCAAACTGTAAAATTTCTCAAACTTTCGAGCTCTAGGAATGTGAGGAGGGCGGAGGAAATTGTAGAAAAATATACAAACTGAATCATAGAAGATCTGTGGTCGAGTGGAGTTGTGATCACCGtcaaattttatcatatttttatctcccTACAAATTTAGAGGCCGATTTAGGTATTTTATTTATGTGAAGAGAGCGCAAAACTGAAAAATGTTTTACAAACATATGCTCAAATGTTTGAAATAATACCGCATATGATTCAGATATGAGATCAGAGTGG
Protein-coding sequences here:
- the LOC101504723 gene encoding myb family transcription factor PHL7 translates to MYHPSNDPNSSLIGSNSLVHGQHIDCGRSAMDPGNGGSNLANNSNLASKQRLRWTHELHERFVDAVAQLGGPDRATPKGVLRVMGVQGLTIYHVKSHLQKYRLAKYLPDSSSDEGKKADKKEAGDMLSNLDGSSGMQITEALKLQMEVQKRLHEQLEVQRQLQLRIEAQGKYLKKIIEEQQRLSGVLSEAPGSGIAAPTPGDMCQELDNKSDPATPDPEKAAKEHAPAKSLSVESFSSHHEPTTPDSGCQLVSPADSPEGERSSKKQRVSVEGTYSKQDMVLPHQILESSMSSYQQQTTIFLTQDHFDPSLGISSGSGEEMDKLGGRNM
- the LOC101505258 gene encoding uncharacterized protein isoform X1, which encodes MIDQFINFVIRPPRAEYNPDQYLWEKEFTLAGKNFQRKDLELKNTRGYTLQCSHYLPSPLPANIPLPCVIYCHGNSGCRADANEAAVILLPSNITVFTLDFSGSGLSDGDHVSLGWHEKDDLKMVVSYLRSDKQVSRIGLWGRSMGAVTSLLYGAEDPSIAGMVLDSAFSNLYDLMIELVDVYKIRLPKFTVKMIVQYMRRVIEKKAKFDIKNLNCLQAAPKTFIPVLFGHANDDLFVQPHHSDLISESYAGDKNMIKFDGDHNSTRPQIFYDSVCIFFYNFLRPPHIPRARKFEKFYSLRDTEIGSAVNAGLLYDILSSIQSSTNDAASSSSAPPTVSKSTIASESVIREDKAHGYGKPCLDEPADAKDEQNGPAEDFFSYSGSTRESWGKCPSLGLTDEESYPDFRGDDSDSEVFATPLGSLREILEELKEDEDNPKKEAEQVRKKLKPDRFEKLESLSRRLRRCILKGSAHRRHQPS